A single region of the Erythrobacter sp. HL-111 genome encodes:
- a CDS encoding DMT family transporter, translating into MLKRTAISARQDEGAIGLAYAVSGFALLSVGDAVVKTMATDWPAFAVAALRFSLGALGLAALLLRAEGPRAFRPTHPKLQVARGACLAFASVAFFSAIYIMPLAEAMAIAFVAPVLTQALAGPLLGERVRPAVYLVSLAALAGVAIILRPNLAELGLAALLPLISATFFALLMIANRASAGQGSALSMQVFVAGICAPILIALAGAAKLSGVPALDFGWPEWHVVARCAIVAVTASSAHWLVYIGTARAGASTIAPAIYVQMLVAVGLGWWWFDNVPDLYTMAGAALIIAAGLYLWRAGARRG; encoded by the coding sequence TTCGCGCTGCTTTCGGTGGGCGATGCGGTGGTCAAGACGATGGCGACCGACTGGCCGGCCTTTGCGGTCGCCGCGCTGCGGTTCTCGCTGGGCGCGCTCGGCCTCGCCGCGCTGCTGCTGCGGGCCGAGGGGCCGCGCGCCTTTCGCCCGACCCATCCCAAGCTGCAGGTGGCGCGCGGGGCCTGTCTCGCCTTCGCTTCGGTCGCCTTCTTCTCCGCGATCTACATCATGCCGCTGGCCGAAGCCATGGCGATCGCATTTGTCGCACCCGTGCTGACGCAGGCGCTCGCGGGGCCGCTGCTGGGCGAACGGGTGCGTCCGGCGGTCTACCTCGTCTCGCTCGCCGCGCTCGCCGGCGTCGCGATCATCCTCAGGCCCAATCTCGCCGAGCTTGGCCTCGCGGCGCTGCTGCCGCTTATCTCGGCGACCTTCTTCGCCCTGCTGATGATCGCCAACCGGGCGAGCGCGGGGCAGGGCAGCGCGCTGTCGATGCAGGTCTTCGTCGCCGGCATCTGCGCGCCGATCCTGATCGCGCTTGCCGGTGCGGCCAAGCTTTCGGGCGTGCCCGCGCTCGATTTCGGCTGGCCCGAATGGCACGTCGTCGCCCGCTGCGCGATCGTCGCGGTGACGGCGAGCAGCGCGCACTGGCTGGTCTATATCGGCACCGCCAGGGCGGGGGCATCGACCATCGCCCCGGCGATCTACGTCCAGATGCTGGTCGCGGTGGGGCTGGGCTGGTGGTGGTTCGACAACGTGCCCGACCTTTACACGATGGCGGGCGCGGCGCTGATCATTGCGGCGGGGCTCTATCTCTGGCGCGCGGGCGCCCGGCGCGGATAG
- the glmS gene encoding glutamine--fructose-6-phosphate transaminase (isomerizing) translates to MCGIMGIVSSRPVAERLLDGLRRMEYRGYDSAGICTLHEGALVRRRAEGKLDNLARALGEEPAPGNAGIAHTRWATHGAPTATNAHPHATGEVAIVHNGIIENYKELRAELAAEGRTFESETDSEVVAHLVSSRVEAGMDPIDAVKEVLPRLRGAFALAIAFRSHPDMLIGARLGSPLVVGYGPEGEGGGGGEMYLGSDALALAPLTQRISYLEEGDWVVVTRGGAQVFDAENNKVTREIRASGASAAAVEKGNYRHFMQKEIFEQPTVVAQTLGSYLRREDNTVALPQFDFDLSGVRRLTVVACGTSFYAGMVAKYWFERFARLPVDVDVASEFRYREPVLEEGGLALFISQSGETADTLAALRHCRAQGQTIGVVVNVPTSTMAREADLLLPTHAGPEIGVASTKAFTCQLAVLAALAAHMAVKKGRFTREEEREVVGHLLEAPAALNAALDHDEDIAAIAPLVAPARDVLYLGRGQDYPLALEGALKLKEISYIHAEGYASGEMKHGPIALIDDAVPVVVIAPSGPLFEKTVSNMEEVRARGGQVVLISDAKGLAEAGEGCLATIEMPVVHPLIAPLVYAIPVQLLAYHVAVVKGTDVDQPRNLAKSVTVE, encoded by the coding sequence ATGTGCGGGATCATGGGTATCGTCAGCAGCCGGCCGGTCGCGGAGCGGCTGCTCGACGGCCTCAGGCGGATGGAGTATCGCGGCTATGACAGCGCCGGGATCTGCACCCTGCACGAAGGCGCCCTGGTGCGCCGCCGGGCCGAGGGCAAGCTCGACAATCTTGCCCGCGCGCTGGGAGAGGAACCCGCGCCCGGCAATGCCGGGATCGCGCACACCCGCTGGGCGACCCACGGCGCCCCGACCGCAACCAACGCGCACCCGCACGCGACCGGCGAGGTGGCGATCGTCCACAACGGCATCATCGAGAACTACAAGGAACTGCGCGCCGAACTCGCCGCCGAAGGGCGGACCTTCGAAAGCGAGACCGACAGCGAGGTGGTCGCGCACCTGGTCTCGAGCCGGGTCGAGGCGGGCATGGACCCGATCGACGCGGTGAAGGAGGTGCTCCCGCGCCTGCGCGGCGCCTTCGCGCTCGCCATCGCGTTCCGGAGCCATCCCGACATGCTGATCGGCGCGCGGCTCGGCTCGCCGCTGGTGGTCGGATACGGACCCGAGGGCGAGGGTGGGGGCGGGGGCGAGATGTATCTCGGCTCCGACGCGCTCGCGCTTGCCCCGCTGACGCAGCGCATTTCCTATCTCGAGGAGGGCGACTGGGTCGTGGTGACGCGCGGCGGGGCGCAGGTCTTCGATGCCGAGAACAACAAGGTGACGCGCGAAATCCGCGCTTCCGGCGCCTCGGCAGCGGCGGTGGAGAAGGGCAATTACCGCCACTTCATGCAGAAGGAGATATTCGAGCAGCCGACCGTGGTCGCGCAGACGCTCGGCTCCTACCTGCGGCGCGAGGACAACACGGTTGCCCTGCCGCAGTTCGATTTCGACCTGTCGGGGGTCAGGCGGCTCACCGTGGTCGCCTGCGGGACCTCTTTCTATGCCGGCATGGTCGCGAAATACTGGTTCGAGCGATTCGCCCGCCTGCCGGTCGATGTCGATGTCGCGAGCGAGTTCCGCTACCGCGAGCCGGTGCTGGAGGAGGGCGGGCTCGCCCTGTTCATCTCGCAGAGCGGGGAGACCGCCGACACGCTCGCCGCGCTGCGCCATTGCCGCGCGCAGGGCCAGACGATCGGCGTCGTCGTCAACGTGCCGACCAGCACCATGGCGCGCGAGGCCGACCTGCTGCTGCCGACCCATGCCGGGCCGGAAATCGGCGTCGCCTCGACCAAGGCCTTCACCTGCCAGCTCGCCGTGCTCGCCGCGCTCGCCGCGCACATGGCGGTGAAGAAGGGCCGTTTCACGCGCGAGGAGGAGCGCGAGGTGGTCGGCCACCTGCTCGAGGCGCCCGCGGCATTGAACGCGGCGCTCGACCACGACGAGGACATCGCCGCCATCGCCCCGCTCGTCGCCCCGGCGCGCGACGTGCTCTATCTGGGACGCGGGCAGGACTACCCGCTGGCGCTCGAAGGCGCGCTGAAACTCAAGGAAATCAGCTATATCCATGCCGAGGGCTATGCCAGCGGCGAGATGAAGCACGGGCCCATCGCGCTGATCGACGATGCCGTGCCGGTGGTCGTGATCGCGCCTTCGGGGCCGCTGTTCGAAAAGACCGTCTCGAACATGGAGGAGGTCCGCGCGCGCGGCGGGCAGGTGGTGCTGATCTCGGATGCGAAGGGGCTGGCCGAGGCGGGCGAGGGCTGCCTCGCCACGATCGAAATGCCGGTGGTCCACCCGCTGATCGCGCCGCTGGTTTATGCGATCCCGGTCCAGCTGCTCGCCTACCACGTCGCCGTGGTCAAGGGCACGGATGTCGACCAGCCGCGCAACCTCGCGAAATCGGTGACGGTGGAGTGA